CGATCCCCACTCCGCCGCCTTCGCCGGTGAGACCAGCCAGTCCTGGTACCACCTTGCCGGAGTCGACGTGGCCGGCTCGCCGCGTACCCGGGGCACGGTGGTGACGTTCGGCGACTCGCAAACCGACGGCTACGGCTCCACTCCCGGCGCCGACAACCGCTACCCGGACCAGTTGGCCGAACGACTGGTCGCCACCGGTCGCCCGCTCGCCGTGGTGAACGCCGGGATCAGCGGGAACAAACTGCTCGCCGACTCGCCCTGTTACGGCGAGCGGGGCGTCAGCCGGTTCCGGCACGACGTACTCGGGCAGCCCGGCGTACGGACGGCGGTCGTCCTGATCGGCATCAACGACATCGGTGCCGGCGGCTACCCTGACTTCGGCTGCGGCGCCTCGCCGGTGGTGACCGCCGGCCAGCTCGTCAACGGCCATCGGGCATTGATCCAGGCCGCCCGGGCACGCGGGGTCACCGTCATCGGCGTCACGATGCCGCCGCTCAAGAACGCGACGGGTTACGACACCCCGGACAAGGAAGCGCTCCGAGACGAGCTGAACCACTGGATCCGGACCAGTGGCGAGTACGACGTGGTCGTCGACCTCGACCGGATCCTCGCCGACCCGGCCGACCCGGACGCCCTGCGCCCGGCGTACGACCACGGCGACCACCTGCACCTCAACGACACCGGGGCGACCGCTGCCGCCGTCGCCGTCGCCGCGCAGATCCGCTGAGCCCGTGTCACCGCACCGAGGGGACCTGGACGCGCGCTGATCGTCGGTTGGACCTGGGCGGAAAAGAATGTCGGGCGGTGTGTCGAGCACCGGGGTGCCGGCTTCGACCACAGGATGAGGGCCGGGTGCGCCGGGCCGACCGAGACCAAGGAGTGGACCGATGACGAAGGTGACGACCGGGGCGACGATGTCGTTGGACGGCTACATCGCGGACCCGTCCCACGGGGGCTTCGAGTACCTGTTCCAGTGGTACGAGAACGGCGACGTCGAGACGCCGACGGCCACCCCCGAACTGACGTTCCGGACCTCCGCCGTGAGCGCGCGACACATCCGCGATCTCACCGAGCGGACCGGAGCGCTGGTCGTCGGTCGACGGCTCTTCGACATGACCAACGGGTGGGGCGGCCGGCATCCGTTGGACGTGCCCGTCGTGGTCGTCACGCACAGCGTGCCGGACGGTTGGGAACCGGAGAACGACTCGTTCGTCTTCGTCACCGACGGCATCGAGAGCGCCATCGAGCGGGCGAAGACGATCGCCGGCGACAAGGAGGTCGGGGTCAACGGCGGCACCATCGCGACCCAGGTCATCCAAGCCGGCCTGCTCGACGAGGTGCACGTCGACCTCGTCCCGGTCCTGCTCGGTGACGGTATCCCGCTCTTCGCCGACCTGAAGATCGCGCCGCTCCAGCTTCACGGGCCGATCAGCGTGGTCGAGGGCACCGGGGTCACCCACCTGGCCTACCGGGTACGCCCGACGGCCTGACCAACTCGGACGGGCGGCCCGGACCGGGCCGCCCGTCTGCCTGTCCCGCCTGGTCCGGGCGGGTGGTGCCCCCTACGAATCCGTACCGTGTGCTGAACTGTCCGGCATGGAGCCTTCCCGATTCCTCGGCTGCCTCACGGACGACTTCGCCCGGCTGCGCGCCGTCGCCTCCATCGACCCCACCGCGGCGGTGCCCAGCTGCCCCGGTTGGAGTGTCGCCGACCTGACCCACCATGTCGGCGAGGTCTACCTCCACAAGACCCTGGCCATTCGCGAGGGTGCCGAGCCCGAGCCGTGGCCGCCCGCGGACCTTGCGGCCGAGGAGCCGATGGCGCTGCTCGACCGGGCGTACGCCGGGCTGCTGGCCGAGTTCGCGGCCCACGAGCCGCAGGACCGGGCTGGCTCCTGGTACGCGCCGGGCCAGACCGTCGGGTTCTGGATCCGACGGATGGCGCAGGAGACGGTCATCCACCGCATCGACGCCGAGTTGGGCGTCGGTGCGCCGGTCGCGCCCGTTCCGGACGACCTCGCCGTTGACGGCATCGACGAGCTGCTCAAAGTGTTCGTGGAGTATTCGGTGGCCGAGTGGGCCAGCGCCTTCAGCGAGATCCTGGCCGACTCGCCGGGCTGGACGTACACGGTGCGCACCGACGGTGGGGCGTGGTCGGTGCGTACCGGGCCGGGGCTGCTCCGCGTGACCGACGGCGCGGCCGACGCCGCCGACGTGACCGTGAGCGGCCCGCCCACGGCATTGCTGCGCTGGCTGTGGGGCCGGGAGTTGGCCGGCGAGACGAGCGGCGTCACCGTCGATGGCCCACCCGAGGCGATGGCCCCGTTGCGCCGCTGCATCGTGACCGCAACCCAGTGAAGACTCGCTGCCCGGAGTGAAGCCGGGTGTGCCGCCGTCGCCATAGAATCGATGATGTTCACTGTTAGCGGCGAGGGCGTCACGGGTGGCTACCCCGGAGGGCGGTGCGGGAGATGGGACCGGACGAGCGGGAAAGGCTGTTCGAGCGGGCGCGGGAGCACTCGACGCGGCAGGACACCTGGGCGGAAGCGGACCGGCTGTGGATTCAGGTCATCGACGCCTACCGGCAGGCCGTGCAGGGTCCGGGTCGGGTGGACCGGCGCGATCAGCAGCAGTTGGCCCGGGCACTGTGGCGGCGCGGGATGCTGCTGTCCGCGCGTGGTCGGGCCGCCGACGGGATGGCCCCCGGCGGTGAGGCGGTCACGCTCTTCGAGCGGGTGAACGACGCGGTGGCAGCCGAGGGTGGAAACGTGGCCGACCCGCCACGGGACGAGGCGCTCGCGGAGCTGATCACCGCGCTGGTGGACCTGGCGGAGGTCGCGTTCGCCGCCGGGCAGCCCACCACGCGGCTGGAGTTGGTGGAGCGGGCTGTGGCGGTGGGGCTGCTCACCGGCTCCCCGCCGTCCGCAGGGCCGCGCACCAGGGAGGCGATGGGCACGGCCTACCACAACCAGGCGACCTCGTTGTTGCACCGGGCCGTCACGCGGCCCGCCTCGGACGACAGCATCCGGGAGGCGGCGCTCGCCGCGTCGCGGGCCTGCGAGCTGCGCCAGGGGCTGCTCGACCCGCTGCGCCCGCTCAGCCTCTGGGAGTTGGCCAACACCTACGGGGTGTACGCGCAGTGCCTGGCGCTGATCCGCGACTTCGACCGCGCCGAGATGGTGCTGGGGCTCGGCATCCGACTGGTGGAGCTGCTGGGGCCGGCCGGCGAGCAGCCCGCCCTGAAGCTGCGCGTGGCGGCCGAGATGGTGGTCCGGGAAAAGGCGACGTCACAAGGCTCGGCCGGCCCGCGTCGCTGGGAGTGGCGGCGGCGTTGACCCCGGTCCCGCTGGTCGACGGGGAGCGGACCGGCGGGGGTGGTCGTGGTCCGGTGAGCGTGATACCTCAGAGTCATATTCATACCTGTGAGGTATCGCGCTCAATCCCGCACGGCGTCCATGCCGGTCCGTGCGCCGGAAGGGGCGACCGCCGCCGCTGGCCCCGCGTCGTCGGCGAAGTCGATCCGCATCACGACCCGCCGCAGGGTGGGGTGGCTGACCTCCTTGAACCCGGCGTCCTCGAAGATCTGCCGCACCCCCACGTGCGCCTCACCCCAGGTGATCTGCTTGCCCGCCTCGGCGAGCATCGGGTACGCCGCCAGTGACCGGGCACCGCGCTCCCGCGCGAAGTCGACCGCGGCGCGGGCCAGGGGATAGGTGAGGCCGCGACCCCGGAAGCCCTTGCGGACCACCAGGCAGGTCACCGCCCAGACCCCGTCGTCGTCCCTGTCCTCGTCGCGGCCGAGCCAGGGAACCCGCTGGTTGCGCAGCTTCGGGTACGCCGTCCGCGGCTCCACCGCCACCCAGCCCGCCGGGTGGTCATCGAGGTACGCGACCAGTCCACTGGTGGTCGGGGCATCCGGCTCGCCACAGCTCGTCTGCTCCCGGAACGACGCGACGCGCCCCTCGGGGGTGGAGGCCCGCCACAGCCAGCCCGGGACCTTGAACCACTGGCACTGGCACCGGCCCGCGTCGGCGCTGCCGAGAATCTCCTGGAGGTCGTCCCACGACGCCTCGTTGGCCGGCACGATCCGGACGTCCCGGTCGGCGACCGGAGCCTGGCGGTCAGCCAATCGAATGCCTTCCCGGGGCGCTGACGGCCACGACGAACGCCGCCCAGGCGTCCGGGGTGAAGGCGAGCGACGGACCGGCGGGGTGCTTGCTGTCGCGCACGGCGACGACGCCGGGAAGGTTGGTGGCGACCTCGACGCAGGCGCCGCCGTTGTCGCCGCTGCGGGTGCTCTTGCGCCAGACGGCGCCGGTCAGGTCAGTCATGCCGTATCTCCCCGGTGATCCTTTTGATCATGTCTTTCGATTCTGCCTCGTGAAGCGAGAGCGAATCCAGCCCTCGCCACACTCGTTCGTAGGCGGCCAACTCGTCGGGCTTGTCGAGGTACAGCGCACCGGTCAGCGACTCGCTGTAGACGACCGATGGTTCCGGCACGGCCCGGCCGCCATTGCCGGGCGGAAAGTCCAGGATCATGAAGGTTCCGGCCACCGCCCCCGGCTGCGGGCCGGCCGCCAGCGGCAGCACGCGGACGGACACGGTCGGCAGCTCGGCCAGCTTCAGGACGTGGTCGAGCTGCGCGGCCATTGTGGTCTGACCGCCGACCGTGCGACGGAGCACCGCCTCGGACAGCACCGCCTCAAGCCGGGGAGCAGCGGGAAGCCGGCGGGTGAGCAACGCCTGCCGCTGTAGCCGCACCTCGACGGCCTGCTCTCGCTCGTCGTCGCTGAGCATCCGTCCCAGGCGGAAGAGAGCATCGGCGTATGCCCGCGTCTGCAAGATCCCGGGGATCAGCGATTCGTCGTACCCCCTCAGGCGGGACGCGGCGGATTCCAGGCCCACGTACAGCTCGAACCAGCTCGGCACCGCGTCGCCGTAGGCGTGCCACCAACCCTTGGACTTCGTCTCGACGGCGAGCCCGCGCATCGCCTCGGTCATCTCCGGCGAGACCCCGTACAGGTCGCACATCGCCTTGACGTCGAGCACCCGGACCGAGCCGGTGCCGCACTCGATGCGCCAGATCTTCTGTCGGCTGTACTCCAACGCCTCCGCGGCGGCGTCGAGCGTCACCCCGGCCTCGTTGCGGTACTGCCGCAGCAGCCGCCCGAGCTGCCGACGCGGCACGGTCGATCCGATGTCCTCGGCCATCCGCACACTCCCTGATTCCATATCGCAACGCTGCGTTACGCGTTCTCGCAACACGTACGCGGTGCAGGAAAGAAAGTCAATGCACAACAGGGAAATTGCGGTGTAGGAAGTTGCGTCTTCGCTGCGCACGGTCACAGGATGACCACAGGCGACCAGGAAGGCGGCCCGACGTGAGTATCCGTCACCAACGACCACACTCGACGTACCCCGGCCTGCTGCCGTGGCAGGTGGGCGAGCGCCGCTTCCCGGCCGCCCGGCTCGGGCGCCGCGGCCTCGACCCCGCCGAGGTGTACGCCTGGCTCGACCGCGTCGCCGTCGACATGGCTGCGCTGCACGCGGCCCTCGCCGAGAGTCGCCGGGAGGTCGCGCGGCTGCGGCTCGCGCAGGGTCGGCGGCGATGAGCCGGCGGTACGTCGTCCACCTGCCGGTCGTCGCCTCCGACCTGGCCGCCGCGCAGCGCCTGGCCCGGATCATCGGCCGCTGGCTGACCCCGCTGCCGATGACGGACCCGGGGGAGACCACGGTGTCCGAGGAAGATCAGCAGTTCCTGCGCCACCGCGTCTTCTGCGACCTCCTGCTGCCCGGCGGCCGCCGCCGCTGCCTGCTCCGTGCCGACCATGACGGCCCCTGCTCGCGTCGCTTGCGTCGCTGAACGTGGTCGCTGACGGGCCGGTCACCGCCGCCTTGGTCAGCCGGCGCCCCGCCGTGACCGCGACCAGCTCCGGCTCAGGCGTTATCCTGCGCCGGTGGAGGTCATGGCGGAGGGCGAGCGGTTGGCCGCCGACCTGGGCCGCTGGCTGGACGACCTGACCTTCGTCGACCTGGACACCGACGAGGTCACCGCGAGGGTGATCGAGTCGGTGGTGCGGTGGGCCGAGGCCCAGGGCTGGCGGGTCTACCGGCGCGCCCCCAGCGTCCTGCCGTTGCCACCGCCGCTGGAGCAGCGGCACTCCGTCCTCGACGTGGCGTGCGCCCGCCCCGACGGCCCGCCGGTGGTGGTCGAGGTCGACCACACCGACCGGGCCCGTACGGTGCAGAAGCTGCGGGCGGAGGCGGATGCCGGCCGCATCCCGATCTGGGTGCGGTGGGGAGTGGGCCGTTTCACCGCGCCGCCACCGCCGGTGCGGATGGTGACCTGCGAGGTGACCCGGCGCGCCGGGCCGGCCGGACGCGGGCGACTGCACAGCCGCACCGGCGACCGCCCCGCGCCAGCGCACTCGGTCGGTGGCGGCACGGCGGCCGCGCAGGCGTTGCCCATCCCGCTGACCGACCCGGTTACGGACGCGGGTAAGGGCACCTGAAGCGAATCGTAAGCGGGACCCGACAGAGTTCTGGGTGTCACCGAGAGCACCACCGACAACCAGGAGATTCCGATGCGCAAGCTCATCAACTCGACCTACATCACCCTCGACGGCGTCATCGAGAACCCCATGTGGACCTCGCCGTACTTCGAAGAGGAGGCCGCCAGCCTCGCCGGCGAACAGACCAACGCAGCGGACGCGATGCTGATGGGCCGGGCCACCTACGACGGCATGTCCGTCGCCTGGCCGAGCATGGACGAGAACGACCCGACCACCGGCGCGGCGTACTTCAACAACGTCAAGAAGTACGTCGCCTCGACCACCCTGACCAACCCCACCTGGAACAACACAGAGGTGCTCCAGGGCGACCTGGTCGAGGCGGTCACCAAGCTCAAGGCCCAGGAGGGCAAGGACATCATCCAGTACGGCTACGGCTCGGTCACCGCGCAGTTGGTCCGGGCGGGCCTGGTGGACGAGGTCCGGTTCTGGATCCACCCCGTGCTGGAGGGCGGCCCCAGCCTGACGACGCCGCTGACGGACATCAAGGCGTCGTTCGAGCTGGTCGACACCCGGGTGCACAAGAACGGCGTGATCATCGCCTCGTACCGGCCGAAGACGGCCAGCTGACCACCGATCAGAGCTGAGCCCGGGCCTCGCCCGGGCTCAGCTTCGCGCCCTCGGCGACCAGCGCGTCGAAGCGTTCCCGCCCCAGGGCAGCCAGCACGCGTGCTGCCACCCGGTCGGTGTCGTCGCGTTCCGCCGGGGCGGCCGGGGCCTGCGCGGCGAACCGAGCGGCGGCCGCGGCGCCCAGCAGTCGGGCGGCGACCTCCGGGGAACGCACCGCCGACGCCATCCCCTCCAGGGTGTTGACGGCGTCCCGTGGGGTTGCGATCGCCACGGCGGCCTCGAACGCCTCGATGTGCAGGGCCAGCGCGGCATCCGGGTCGCCGCCCTGCTCGACCGCGTAGCCCAGCTCGACCAGGATCATCGGTAGGTAGAGCGCGGGCTGGGTCTCCGCGCGGCCCTGTTCGACGAGGTGGGTGAGGTGGGCGACGGCCACGTCGAGCTTGCCGTCGCGGCGGGCGGCCATCCCGAGGCTCATCTCCGCGAAGACCAGCGCACTGGGTGAGGCCTGCTCCACCGCGAGCTGGTACGCGCGCTCGGCCAGCTCCCGACCCTGCGCGTAGTCGCGGGTCTGCACCGCCAGCCAGGCCAACCAGGACAGCTCGCTGCACACCTGCGGCCACAGCGCCAGCTCCTCCGCCCAGCGCAGCCCCTCCCGGTGCAGGGCGGCGGCGCGCTCATGCTCGCCGCGCATGTCGGCCAGCCCACCCACCCACTCGGTCGCCTGGAGCCGGCCCCACCGGTCGCCGATGCTGGCGAACAGCGCGGCGCTGCGTGTCGCGGCGTGCTCCAGTGCTGCCTGGTCACCGTTGGCGTGCGCGATCTTGGCCCGGGAGCTGAACACCGCGGCCTCGGTCCACGGGTCGGCGACGGCGGTGGGCAGCAGCTCCGATGCCAGGGCCAAATCGCTGTGGTCGATCACCGCGGTGGCCGCGAACCAGGCACCGCGGCCGTCCGGGTCGCCAGCCAGCGCGGCCCGGAGCTCGGCCGGCACGATCGGGTCGCCCTGCAACAGCGCGAAACCGACCCTCCAGGCCGCGGCGCGGGGCTCGTGCTCGGGGTCGGGCATCGCCAGCGCCTGCCGCGCCTCGGTGAGCCGGCCACGCAGATACCAGTACCAGCTCAGCGCGATGGCCAGCCGCAGCCCGCCGCCGTGGACCAGCGCCGACCGCAGGTTCGCCGTCTCCGCGTCCAGCAGCGCCAGCCACCGCTGCTGGTCGCCGCCGCGCAGCAGCGGATCGGCGTGTTCGGCCAGCTCCGTGTAGTACGCGGCGTGCCGCGCGCGTACCTCTTCGGCGTCGGTCAGCCGGTCCAGGCAGAAGGCGGCAACCGATTCGAGTAGCCGGTAGCGAGGGCCCACGCCGGAGTCGTCCAGCACCACCAGCGACCGGTCGACCAGCCGGGCCAGCGTGTCCAGATCGGTCCGGCAGACCTGCTCGGCGGCCTCCGGGGTGCAGCCGTCGCTGAACACCGCGAGCCGGGCCAGCACCAGCCGGTCGGTCTCGTCCAGCAGGTCCCAGCTCCAGCCGATCACCGCGGTCAACGTCCGTTGCCGCGGCGGCACGTCCCGCTGCTGGGTGGTGAGCAACCGGAACCGGTCGTCGAGCCGGTCCACCACGCCCAGCACGCCCAGGGAGCGCACCCGGGTCGCGGCCAACTCCAGCGCCAGCGGCAGCCCGTCGAGGCGGCGGCAGAGCTGGGCCACCGCGGGCGCCGTCCGCCCGTCGAGGCGGAAACCGCGCTGCTGCGCGGCGGCGCGGGCGGCGAACAACCGGGCCGCCGCCGAGCGCCGGACCGCGTCCAGGTCGCCGTCCTCCGGCACGGACAGCGGGGGTACCTCCCAGAGCAGCTCCCCGGTGAGACCGAGCGGCTCCCGGCTGGTGGCCAGCACGCTCACCCCGGGCGCGTCCCGCAGCAGTCGGGCCACCAGCTCGGCGACCGGCTCGATCACGTGCTCGCAGTTGTCCAGCACGAGCAGCAGTTGTCTGTGGCGCAGCGCGGCGGCGAGCCGATCGGCGGCCGACAGGCTCGTGCCGGCGCTCTCGCGGGTGTCCAGCGCGCCGAGCACCTGCTCGGCGACGCGCGGGTCGCCGGCCGGCAGCGGGGCCAACTCGACCAGTTGGACGCCGTCCGGCAGGGACTGCGTGCGGGCCGCCTCGGTGGCCAGCCGCGTCTTGCCGACGCCACCCGGCCCGACCAGCGTGACCAGCCGCTGCCGCGGCAGCAGGGTACGCAGCTCGGCCAGCGCCTCGGCCCGGCCGACCAACTCGTCGAGCTGGGCCGGCAGGCTGTTGCGGATGATCGCGGCCTTCGGCGGCGCGCTCAGACCGGCGTCCTGTTCGAGGATCTTGCGGTGCAGGGCGACCAGCTCCGGCCCCGGGTCGAGGCCCAGCTCGTCGGCGAGCCGGTCGCGCAGGTCGGCGTAGCTGTCCAGCGCCTCGGACTGGCGGCCGGCCGCGTACAGCGCGCGGAGCTGCACCGCCCGCAGGCCCTCTCGCAGCGGGTGCCGGGCGACCAGCTCCGCGAGGTCGGCGGCGGCCAGGTCGTGCTCGCCCCGGGCCAGCCGGGCCTCGGCCAGCCGCTCGTGCACGGCGAGACGCTGCTCGGCCAGCCGGGTGACCTCCGCGCGGACGAACTCCGCGTCGGCCACGTCGGCGTACGCGTCGCCGCGCCACAGCGCGAGGGCCTCGGTCAGCCGGTCGACGTCGGTGCACCGGGTCAGCTCGGCGAACCGGTCGGCGTCCACCCCGCCGGCCCGCAGCAGGTACCCGGGTGACCGGGACTCGACCAGCTCGCGGGCGCCCGGCTCGGCGTCGTTGAGCGCCTTGCGTAGTTGGGACACCCGCACCTGAAGGGCGCCGGTGGGGTTCGCGGGGGCGTCCGCGCCCCACAGGTCGTCGATGAGGCGGTCCGCCGAGACCACCTGGTTGCGGTTGGTCAGCAGGTCGGCCAGCAGCGCCCGTACCTTGGTGCCGGGCACCGCCACCGGCTCGCCGGCGTCGGTGGTGACGGCGAGCGGTCCGAGCACCCCGAACTGCACGGCGATCATCCTAGGGCTTGGCTCGACCCACACGCCCGAACCAAGCCCTTCGGCGGTAAGGCGACCTGAAGTTGACCGTAAGCGCTCCGGCGCACCGTGTGGGCATGGACATCCACCACGAAGAGCACGGCAACGGCGAGGGTCGCCCCCTGGTGCTGATCCACGGGGCGCTCTCCGGCATCGGCACCTCGTTCGGCGCGATCCTGCCGATCCTGGCGAAGACCCGGCGGGTGATCGCCGTCGAGTTGCAGGCGCACGGTCGCACACCGGACCTCGATCGTCCGCTGACCGTGGAGCATTTCGCCACCGACGTGGTCGAGCTGCTGGACCGCCTCGGCGTCGGGCGGGCGGACGTGTTCGGCTGGAGCATGGGCGCGGCGGTGGGGTTGCGCCTCGGCACCGATCACGCCGACCGGGTCGGGCGGCTGGTGCTCGCCTCGGTGAGCTTCGACGACGCCGGCCTGCACCCGGGGCTGCTCGACGGAATCCAGGACCTGCAACCGGAGCACCTGCACGGCTCGGAGTTCCACGAGGAGTACCTGCGGAGCGCGCCGGACCCGGCGGGCTGGGCCAACCTGGTCACCAAGATGAAGGTGCTGGACGCGAACCTGCCGCAGTGGACCACCGAGCAGATCCGCGCGCTGGCCGCGCCCACGATGATCGTGCTGGCCGACGCGGACATCGTCCAGCCCGAGCATGCGGTGCGGATGTTCCGGCTGCTCGGCGGCGCGGTGCCCGGCGACCTGACCGGCCTGCCGGGGTGCCGGCTGGCCATCCTGCCCGGCACCACCCACACGATGATCCCGCAGCGCGCCGACTGGCTGGCCCCGATGATCGACGAATTCCTGGACGACGTCTAGCCGGTGCCGCCTATTCGGATCTGCGGCGGACCGCCGCGAGCATGCGCCGGATGCCGATCACATGGCCACCCGAGGTCAGGAGGAGTTGTCGGTAGAGGCGGCCGGCCAGGCCGGGGAAGGCGGCTCGCGTCTCGGCCCGTAGCCGTGACCGGCCCCGGCCGATGGGTTCGAGGCGGAAGATCAGTGCGTAGGTCGAGAACCGATGGCTGCCGCGCAGGGCCAGTTCCCGACCGGGGATCGCGGTGACCACCCGGAAGCCGGGGAACGTCGAGCCTTCGGCGAGTGGCCGTGACCCGGACGTGCCCGGGTCGGCGGCACCCACCAGGCGCGCGTAGCCGGCCATGCCGGGCCGGGAGAAGGACGCCTCGACGATGTCCGCCAGGTGGGGCCAGACCTCGCCGGTCTCCGCCGCGATGACGGTGGCGTGCTCGTCCAGGTGGGGCAATGAGTCGATCCGCATCAGCGCCTCCCCGTGTCACCGTCCATTCTCGCCCGCCCGGGCCGAACTTCGCGGGCCGGGGTCATGGCGTGCGGCCGATTTACCAGGTAGAAACATGCCAACCCCTTCGTCCCGGTCCAACCTCCGGCCGGAGGGATCAGAGAGCGCTCTCACGCCCCAGCTGTGCCGGGAGCACGCTCCGGCCAGCGGAGAGGACGAACCGCATGACAACCCAGCCCCGACGGGTGCGCCGGCGATCCGGACGCACCCTCATTCTCGCTCTGGTGCTGACCACCGCCGTCACGATGAGCAGCACCGCCGCCAGCGCCGGCCGGCCGACGCAGGGCGCCCCGGATTTCGGACCCAACGTCACGATCTTCGACCCCGGTATGCCGATCAGCGAGATCCAGCAGACCGTCGACGCGGCGCACGCCCGCCAGGTCGACAACGAGATGGGCACCGCGCGGCACGCCTACCTGTTCAAGCCGGGCACGTACGGCACGGCGGAGCAGCCGTTGCAGGCCAAGGTGGGCTACTACACCGAGGTCTCCGGTCTGGGTGCCTCGCCCACCGACGTCAGCGTCAACGGCAAGCTGGAGGTCTACAACCGCTGCCTGGCGGACGGCGGCACCGGCAACTGCCTCGCGCTGGTCAACTTCTGGCGCACCCTGTCCAATCTCTCGCTCACCATCAACGCGGCGGGCCAGGACGGCTGCCGGTCGTCGGCGAACTTCTGGGCGGTGTCCCAGGCGGTATCGATGCGTCGGCTGAACATCAACGGCGGCGGGCTGTCGCTGATGGACTACTGCACCGCCGGCCCCCAGTTCGCCAGCGGCGGCTTCATCGCCGACTCGCGACTGCCGGCCACCACCAACGGATCCCAGCAGCAGTGGCTGACCCGCAACAGTGAGGTCGCCGGCTGGTCCAACGCGGTGTGGAACCAGGTCTTCGCCGGGGTCGAGGGCG
The nucleotide sequence above comes from Micromonospora sp. NBC_00389. Encoded proteins:
- a CDS encoding alpha/beta fold hydrolase, whose product is MDIHHEEHGNGEGRPLVLIHGALSGIGTSFGAILPILAKTRRVIAVELQAHGRTPDLDRPLTVEHFATDVVELLDRLGVGRADVFGWSMGAAVGLRLGTDHADRVGRLVLASVSFDDAGLHPGLLDGIQDLQPEHLHGSEFHEEYLRSAPDPAGWANLVTKMKVLDANLPQWTTEQIRALAAPTMIVLADADIVQPEHAVRMFRLLGGAVPGDLTGLPGCRLAILPGTTHTMIPQRADWLAPMIDEFLDDV